One region of Pieris rapae chromosome Z, ilPieRapa1.1, whole genome shotgun sequence genomic DNA includes:
- the LOC111003359 gene encoding OCIA domain-containing protein 1 → MNESTLFGHESGGQSPPGSARQSSAAPHKFSPEELRVLQECNTESFFQRSLPLGTMFGLGAYFGVQQGHFKPNPRFGAFPKVTLAVIMGYFLGKLSYQQACAEKLMALPGSYIGQLLRERKEGKFSATHAPAPPTMFGAAPGDIYSDAGPGNSLDLDTDRPLFSEDSFNATSEYGKLLEPELSPSRPVQSYEELRRRNRGEYNDARQDPYKVDPNSVPAVTRPTPRPPTPTVTNKYGDEME, encoded by the exons atgaacgaGTCAACTTTATTTGGTCACGAGAGTGGTGGTCAGTCACCGCCAGGCTCAGCTAGGCAGTCGTCCGCG GCGCCGCACAAATTTTCGCCAGAAGAATTGCGTGTCTTGCAAGAATGCAACACAGAAAGCTTCTTTCAACGATCGCTGCCGTTAGGTACTATGTTCGGTCTTGGTGCTTACTTCGGTGTGCAACAAG GTCACTTCAAGCCCAACCCAAGATTTGGGGCATTCCCAAAGGTGACCTTAGCAGTGATTATGGGGTATTTCTTGGGTAAGCTGTCTTATCAGCAAGCATGTGCTGAGAAGTTGATGGCTCTTCCAGGTAGTTACATTGGTCAACTCCTCAGAGAAAGAAAAGAAGGAAAATTTAG tgCAACACATGCTCCCGCTCCACCTACAATGTTTGGTGCGGCTCCTGGTGACATATATTCAGATGCAGGCCCTGGCAACTCTCTGGATCTTGATACTGACCGACCATTGTTCTCAGAGGACTCATTTAATGCAACCTCCGAATATG GTAAACTATTAGAACCAGAACTGTCGCCGTCCCGGCCTGTTCAGTCCTACGAGGAGCTGCGCAGACGCAACCGCGGCGAGTACAATGACGCCCGGCAGGATCCTTATAA AGTGGATCCAAACAGTGTACCGGCCGTGACTCGCCCCACCCCACGCCCACCAACTCCGACCGTCACAAACAAATATGGCGACGAAATGGAATAA